From a single Populus trichocarpa isolate Nisqually-1 chromosome 17, P.trichocarpa_v4.1, whole genome shotgun sequence genomic region:
- the LOC18107442 gene encoding F-box/FBD/LRR-repeat protein At1g13570: MLNLAEELTKKIMKKHENLAETEKQLEIDRISNLPWDVLDTILVCLPLRDAARTSILSSKWRYKWTNLSQFILDDKCIHYSISDKTSRWIEIRKIIDHVQSNHNGPIEKFKLAAYCCPNYSDLDQWIRFLTEKGIKELIIQEFSVIKHFKLPDSVFCGPKLSHLELYGCILRLPSSFKGFDCLKILQLNHVFIKSDTLEHLIRNCPVLEKLTLLNLHHLACVRIYNPNLKYVKIDSAFEDICLGHSLLLASVDIRMLPMNGGITHQPPEQGKVCTLIRVFGYLHGINRLSLSNQFLEFLANKDVPERLPTPFNSLLALELKEIRFASLKGIAASISILRSSPNLEDLLVTVYPCDDISNPVMDLVTAQLQSDFYFNQLKVVKIRGINGTRIEWEFLRLILAHSPVLESMTIVKSKGERISESFLQEVERASKHVKFISLAP; this comes from the exons atgttaaaTTTAGCTGAAGAACTTACAAAAAAGATAATGAAGAAACATGAGAATCTTGCTGAGACGGAAAAGCAACTAGAGATTGATAGGATCAGCAATCTGCCGTGGGATGTATTGGATACTATCCTTGTGTGCTTGCCTCTTAGAGATGCTGCAAGGACTAGTATCCTATCCAGTAAGTGGAGATATAAGTGGACTAATCTTTCACAGTTCATTTTGGATGATAAATGCATCCACTATTCTATATCAGACAAAACATCCAGATGGATAGAGATTAGGAAAATCATCGATCATGTTCAATCCAATCACAATGGACCAATAGAGAAGTTCAAGCTTGCGGCTTATTGCTGTCCAAACTATTCCGATTTAGACCAATGGATAAGGTTTTTAACAGAGAAAGGTATCAAGGAGTTAATTATCCAGGAGTTCAGTGTCATTAAGCATTTTAAGCTGCCTGATTCTGTTTTCTGCGGTCCAAAACTCAGTCACTTGGAGCTATATGGTTGCATATTAAGGCTTCCTTCATCATTCAAAGGATTTGATTGCCTTAAAATCCTTCAGCTCAATCATGTTTTCATAAAAAGCGATACACTGGAACATTTAATCCGTAACTGCCCTGTTCTTGAGAAGCTAACACTGTTGAACCTTCATCATCTGGCTTGCGTAAGGATATATAACCCAAACCTGAAATATGTGAAAATAGATTCTGCATTTGAAGATATCTGTCTGGGACATAGCTTGCTTCTAGCCAGTGTTGATATTCGTATGTTACCTATGAATGGGGGGATCACACACCAACCTCCCGAACAAGGGAAAGTTTGCACTTTAATCAGAGTTTTTGGTTATCTGCATGGTATAAACAGGCTAAGCTTATCCAATCAATTTCTTGAG TTTCTTGCCAATAAAGATGTGCCAGAAAGACTCCCTACTCCATTCAACAGCCTCTTGGCCCTTGAACTAAAAGAAATAAGATTTGCTAGTTTAAAAGGCATAGCGGCTTCCATTTCTATACTCAGAAGCTCCCCAAATTTGGAAGATCTTCTTGTTACT GTTTACCCATGTGATGATATTTCCAATCCTGTCATGGATTTGGTGACAGCACAGCTCCAGAGTGACTtttattttaaccaactcaaagTGGTGAAGATCCGAGGCATTAATGGCACAAGAATCGAGTGGGAATTTCTCAGACTCATACTTGCTCATTCACCGGTGCTCGAGTCAATGACTATTGTAAAATCCAAAGGTGAGAGAATTTCTGAATCATTCTTGCAGGAAGTTGAGCGAGCTTCAAAACATGTCAAGTTTATTAGTTTAGctccataa
- the LOC18107439 gene encoding protein NSP-INTERACTING KINASE 1 isoform X2: MTAMAMRRREVGLYFVACLWLLTTVNGLLTPKGVNYEVQALMGIKASLDDPHGVLENWDGDAVDPCSWTMVTCSSESLVIGLGTPSQNLSGTLSPTIGNLTNLQTVLLQSNNITGPIPAEIGKLSKLHTLDLSDNFFTGKIPSSLGHLRNLEYMRLNNNSLSGEFPMSLANMTQLVLLDLSFNNLSGPVPRFPTKTFSISGNPLICPTGSEPECYGTTLMPISMNLNNTPTQPADRPKSHQIALAFGSSVGSVSLIILVFGLFLWWRQRNNQPTFFDVKDRQHEEVSLGNLRKFQFRELQISTNNFSNKNILGKGGFGNVYKGILHDGTVVAVKRLKDGSASGGEIQFQTEVEMISLAVHRNLLRLYGFCMTPTERLLVYPYMSNGSVASRLKGKPVLDWGTRKRIALGAARGLLYLHEQCDPKIIHRDVKAANILLDDYCEAVVGDFGLAKLLDHQDSHVTTAVRGTVGHIAPEYLSTGQSSDKTDVFGFGILLLELITGQRALEFGKAANQKGAMLDWVKKIHQEKKLEMLVDKDLKGNYDRIELEEMVQVALLCTQYLPSQRPKMYEVVKMLEGDGLAESWEASQRAEATKSKPHEFSSSDRYSDLTDDSSLLVQAMELSGPR, encoded by the exons ATGACTGCAATGGCAATGAGGAGAAGAGAAGTTGGTCTCTATTTTGTGGCTTGCTTGTGGCTTCTGACTACTGTAAATGGATTGCTGACTCCTAAAGGAGTAAACTATGAAG TTCAAGCTTTAATGGGAATAAAAGCTTCTTTAGATGACCCTCATGGGGTTCTTGAGAATTGGGATGGAGATGCTGTTGATCCATGTAGCTGGACTATGGTCACTTGCTCTTCTGAGAGTCTTGTCATCGGCCT GGGAACTCCTAGCCAGAATTTATCTGGAACTCTTTCTCCAACTATTGGCAACTTGACAAATCTTCAGACTGT GCTTCTGCAGAGCAATAATATTACAGGACCAATTCCTGCGGAGATAGGAAAGCTCTCAAAGCTTCACACACTTGATCTTTCTGATAACTTCTTTACTGGGAAAATTCCTTCCTCTTTAGGCCATCTGAGGAATCTAGAATACAT GAGGCTAAATAATAACAGTCTCTCTGGAGAATTCCCAATGTCATTGGCTAACATGACCCAGCTTGTGTTACT TGACTTGTCATTCAATAACCTGAGTGGCCCTGTACCCAGATTTCCTACCAAAACATTCAG CATTTCTGGAAACCCTCTAATCTGTCCAACAGGTTCTGAACCAGAATGCTATGGGACAACCCTAATGCCAATTTCCATGAACTTGAATAACACACCAA CCCAACCTGCAGACAGACCGAAGAGTCACCAAATAGCTCTTGCATTTGGCTCAAGCGTTGGTTCTGTCTCACTTATCATTCTTGTGTTTGGATTATTTTTGTGGTGGAGACAAAGGAACAATCAACCTACATTTTTTGATGTTAAAG ATCGCCAACACGAGGAAGTTTCTCTTGGAAACTTGAGGAAATTTCAGTTTAGAGAACTTCAGATTTCGACAAACAACTTCAGCAATAAGAACATACTAGGAAAAGGAGGTTTTGGCAATGTGTACAAAGGGATTCTCCATGATGGGACTGTTGTAGCTGTCAAGAGGCTTAAAGATGGCAGTGCCAGTGGAGGAGAGATTCAATTCCAAACAGAAGTTGAGATGATCAGCTTAGCAGTGCACCGGAACCTCCTTAGGCTCTATGGATTTTGTATGACACCAACAGAAAGACTTCTAGTTTATCCATACATGTCCAATGGCAGCGTCGCTTCACGTCTCAAAG GGAAACCAGTCTTGGATTGGGGCACCAGGAAGAGAATTGCCTTAGGAGCTGCGAGGGGACTATTGTACCTCCATGAGCAGTGTGATCCAAAGATAATCCACAGGGATGTTAAGGCTGCAAATATATTGCTTGATGATTATTGTGAAGCTGTGGTAGGTGATTTTGGGTTGGCAAAGCTTTTGGATCATCAAGATTCACATGTCACTACTGCCGTGAGAGGCACTGTCGGGCATATAGCACCTGAATATCTTTCAACTGGTCAATCCTCAGATAAAACagatgtttttggatttggtaTCCTGCTTCTTGAATTAATCACAGGCCAAAGAGCACTAGAGTTTGGCAAGGCAGCCAATCAGAAAGGAGCCATGCTAGATTGG GTAAAGAAGATTCATCAAGAGAAAAAGCTTGAAATGCTTGTAGACAAGGATCTAAAGGGAAATTATGATAGAATTGAGCTTGAGGAGATGGTACAAGTTGCCCTCTTGTGCACCCAATACCTCCCAAGCCAAAGACCTAAAATGTATGAAGTAGTTAAAATGCTTGAAGGAGATGGGCTAGCGGAAAGCTGGGAAGCTTCTCAAAGAGCAGAAGCAACCAAGTCCAAACCCCACGAGTTCTCCTCGTCAGATCGATATTCTGATCTCACCGATGACTCATCATTACTAGTCCAAGCAATGGAGCTCTCTGGCCCAAGGTGA
- the LOC18107439 gene encoding protein NSP-INTERACTING KINASE 1 isoform X1, with the protein MTAMAMRRREVGLYFVACLWLLTTVNGLLTPKGVNYEVQALMGIKASLDDPHGVLENWDGDAVDPCSWTMVTCSSESLVIGLGTPSQNLSGTLSPTIGNLTNLQTVLLQSNNITGPIPAEIGKLSKLHTLDLSDNFFTGKIPSSLGHLRNLEYMRLNNNSLSGEFPMSLANMTQLVLLDLSFNNLSGPVPRFPTKTFSISGNPLICPTGSEPECYGTTLMPISMNLNNTPTAQPADRPKSHQIALAFGSSVGSVSLIILVFGLFLWWRQRNNQPTFFDVKDRQHEEVSLGNLRKFQFRELQISTNNFSNKNILGKGGFGNVYKGILHDGTVVAVKRLKDGSASGGEIQFQTEVEMISLAVHRNLLRLYGFCMTPTERLLVYPYMSNGSVASRLKGKPVLDWGTRKRIALGAARGLLYLHEQCDPKIIHRDVKAANILLDDYCEAVVGDFGLAKLLDHQDSHVTTAVRGTVGHIAPEYLSTGQSSDKTDVFGFGILLLELITGQRALEFGKAANQKGAMLDWVKKIHQEKKLEMLVDKDLKGNYDRIELEEMVQVALLCTQYLPSQRPKMYEVVKMLEGDGLAESWEASQRAEATKSKPHEFSSSDRYSDLTDDSSLLVQAMELSGPR; encoded by the exons ATGACTGCAATGGCAATGAGGAGAAGAGAAGTTGGTCTCTATTTTGTGGCTTGCTTGTGGCTTCTGACTACTGTAAATGGATTGCTGACTCCTAAAGGAGTAAACTATGAAG TTCAAGCTTTAATGGGAATAAAAGCTTCTTTAGATGACCCTCATGGGGTTCTTGAGAATTGGGATGGAGATGCTGTTGATCCATGTAGCTGGACTATGGTCACTTGCTCTTCTGAGAGTCTTGTCATCGGCCT GGGAACTCCTAGCCAGAATTTATCTGGAACTCTTTCTCCAACTATTGGCAACTTGACAAATCTTCAGACTGT GCTTCTGCAGAGCAATAATATTACAGGACCAATTCCTGCGGAGATAGGAAAGCTCTCAAAGCTTCACACACTTGATCTTTCTGATAACTTCTTTACTGGGAAAATTCCTTCCTCTTTAGGCCATCTGAGGAATCTAGAATACAT GAGGCTAAATAATAACAGTCTCTCTGGAGAATTCCCAATGTCATTGGCTAACATGACCCAGCTTGTGTTACT TGACTTGTCATTCAATAACCTGAGTGGCCCTGTACCCAGATTTCCTACCAAAACATTCAG CATTTCTGGAAACCCTCTAATCTGTCCAACAGGTTCTGAACCAGAATGCTATGGGACAACCCTAATGCCAATTTCCATGAACTTGAATAACACACCAA CAGCCCAACCTGCAGACAGACCGAAGAGTCACCAAATAGCTCTTGCATTTGGCTCAAGCGTTGGTTCTGTCTCACTTATCATTCTTGTGTTTGGATTATTTTTGTGGTGGAGACAAAGGAACAATCAACCTACATTTTTTGATGTTAAAG ATCGCCAACACGAGGAAGTTTCTCTTGGAAACTTGAGGAAATTTCAGTTTAGAGAACTTCAGATTTCGACAAACAACTTCAGCAATAAGAACATACTAGGAAAAGGAGGTTTTGGCAATGTGTACAAAGGGATTCTCCATGATGGGACTGTTGTAGCTGTCAAGAGGCTTAAAGATGGCAGTGCCAGTGGAGGAGAGATTCAATTCCAAACAGAAGTTGAGATGATCAGCTTAGCAGTGCACCGGAACCTCCTTAGGCTCTATGGATTTTGTATGACACCAACAGAAAGACTTCTAGTTTATCCATACATGTCCAATGGCAGCGTCGCTTCACGTCTCAAAG GGAAACCAGTCTTGGATTGGGGCACCAGGAAGAGAATTGCCTTAGGAGCTGCGAGGGGACTATTGTACCTCCATGAGCAGTGTGATCCAAAGATAATCCACAGGGATGTTAAGGCTGCAAATATATTGCTTGATGATTATTGTGAAGCTGTGGTAGGTGATTTTGGGTTGGCAAAGCTTTTGGATCATCAAGATTCACATGTCACTACTGCCGTGAGAGGCACTGTCGGGCATATAGCACCTGAATATCTTTCAACTGGTCAATCCTCAGATAAAACagatgtttttggatttggtaTCCTGCTTCTTGAATTAATCACAGGCCAAAGAGCACTAGAGTTTGGCAAGGCAGCCAATCAGAAAGGAGCCATGCTAGATTGG GTAAAGAAGATTCATCAAGAGAAAAAGCTTGAAATGCTTGTAGACAAGGATCTAAAGGGAAATTATGATAGAATTGAGCTTGAGGAGATGGTACAAGTTGCCCTCTTGTGCACCCAATACCTCCCAAGCCAAAGACCTAAAATGTATGAAGTAGTTAAAATGCTTGAAGGAGATGGGCTAGCGGAAAGCTGGGAAGCTTCTCAAAGAGCAGAAGCAACCAAGTCCAAACCCCACGAGTTCTCCTCGTCAGATCGATATTCTGATCTCACCGATGACTCATCATTACTAGTCCAAGCAATGGAGCTCTCTGGCCCAAGGTGA
- the LOC18107438 gene encoding pentatricopeptide repeat-containing protein At3g02490, mitochondrial: protein MRHSWRILLYRSYPRSSLKFSNHFQVLQQHSPPPLRSLSSSLHTLSLQDSHFSKTPQKPNIYNKNPLFARNLSSEPSLVEPTKDPDLVLLVCDVFTKFEDSDDINKELELSSVVISHDLVLKVLKSLGSKPGVAKRFFDWVLKKDSERLSSKSYNWMLGILGVNGLVVEFWELVDKMKTKGYGVSGVTRDRVLEKFENEGLKGDIEKLKGVFATGSIDNSVEKIGLRMSRIVRSKFWGEDVEGEIKGLSAEFSSGLVKIVLEHLAIEPMKALIFFRWVEESELCKHDGGSYNAMARVLGSKDCIDRFWKVIDEMRSNGFEMEVETFDTVLAWFMRRKMIKEAVDLYEFAMNGANKPSSKYCTYLLRNIVVCKQLDIGLFSRIVKVFTENGNVLTDSMLDAVLKALRSVGRFKECNKILREMMVAGFVASGNLQRKIAFGLTSAGKNYEASEFVDHMESSGSDLDYKAWASLIEGHCVSGDLEKASDCFKTMVEKKGVTGAGYAVELLVNAYCLKNRAGDACNLLCDYVCQNQLHPWRTTYKVLISKLLAQGGFKDSLNLLGLMQSHGIPPYIDPFFEFVSKSGTGDDAIAFMNAMTTKKFPSISVSLRLFEAFFNAKRHSEAQDFLSKCPVFIRNHADVLTLFCSMKSSKDTAAATVSV from the coding sequence ATGAGACACTCATGGAGGATTCTTCTCTACCGAAGCTACCCTCGGTCATCTCTCAAATTTTCCAATCATTTCCAGGTACTACAGCAACACTCTCCTCCTCCACTTCGCTCTCtgtcttcttctcttcacacaCTTTCGCTGCAAGACTCTCATTTCTCTAAAACCCCACAAAAAcctaatatttataacaaaaacccATTATTTGCACGTAATTTATCATCTGAACCATCATTAGTTGAGCCCACAAAAGACCCAGatcttgttttgctagtttgTGATGTTTTTACCAAGTTTGAAGATTCTGATGATATTAATAAAGAATTGGAATTGAGTAGTGTTGTTATTAGTCATGACTtggttttgaaagttttgaagTCATTGGGATCGAAACCGGGTGTGGCTAAGAGGTTTTTTGATTGGGTTTTGAAGAAGGATAGTGAGAGATTGAGCTCTAAAAGTTATAACTGGATGTTAGGGATTTTGGGGGTAAATGGGTTGGTTGTGGAATTTTGGGAATTGGTTGATAAAATGAAGACAAAGGGTTATGGTGTGTCAGGGGTTACTCGAGATAGAGTGTTGGAGAAGTTTGAGAATGAAGGGTTAAAGGGTGATATAGAGAAATTAAAAGGGGTTTTTGCGACGGGATCCATTGATAATTCGGTGGAAAAGATTGGGTTGAGAATGAGTAGGATTGTTAGGAGTAAGTTTTGGGGAGAGGATGTTGAAGGGGAAATTAAGGGTTTGAGTGCTGAGTTTTCTAGTGGTTTGGTGAAGATTGTCTTGGAGCATTTAGCGATTGAGCCAATGAAagcattgatattttttaggtgGGTTGAGGAGAGTGAGTTGTGTAAGCATGATGGGGGGAGTTATAATGCCATGGCTAGGGTTTTGGGGAGCAAGGATTGTATTGACAGGTTTTGGAAGGTTATTGATGAAATGAGGAGTAACGGGTTTGAAATGGAGGTGGAGACATTTGATACAGTGTTGGCCTGGTTTATGAGGAGGAAAATGATTAAGGAGGCTGTAGACTTATATGAGTTTGCAATGAATGGTGCAAATAAGCCCTCATCTAAATATTGCACCTATTTGTTGAGGAACATAGTGGTTTGTAAACAGTTGGATATTGGTTTGTTTTCAAGAATTGTGAAGGTCTTTACTGAAAATGGGAATGTGTTGACAGATTCTATGCTTGATGCAGTTCTTAAAGCTCTAAGAAGTGTTGGTAGATTTAAAGAGTGCAATAAGATTTTAAGAGAAATGATGGTTGCTGGTTTTGTAGCTAGTGGTAATTTGCAGAGAAAGATTGCTTTTGGGCTTACTAGTGCTGGTAAGAATTATGAAGCAAGTGAATTTGTGGATCATATGGAATCATCTGGCAGCGATTTGGATTACAAGGCTTGGGCATCTTTAATTGAAGGACATTGTGTATCTGGGGATCTTGAAAAGGCATCTGATTGTTTCAAAACAATGGTTGAGAAAAAGGGAGTTACTGGTGCTGGTTATGCTGTTGAGTTGTTGGTAAATGCATATTGCCTCAAGAACAGAGCAGGAGATGCATGCAATCTTCTGTGTGATTATGTCTGTCAAAATCAGTTACACCCTTGGCGGACTACATACAAAGTATTGATAAGTAAGTTGCTAGCGCAGGGCGGATTTAAGGACTCCTTAAATCTGTTGGGGTTGATGCAAAGTCATGGAATTCCACCTTACATAGATCCATTTTTTGAGTTCGTATCAAAGTCTGGAACTGGAGATGATGCCATTGCTTTTATGAATGCTATGACCACTAAGAAGTTTCCATCTATATCTGTTTCTCTTCGTTTGTTTGAAGCCTTTTTCAATGCCAAACGGCATAGCGAAGCACAAGATTTCCTGTCTAAATGTCCAGTTTTCATTCGGAATCATGCTGATGTTTTGACTCTTTTCTGTTCCATGAAGTCTAGCAAAGATACTGCTGCTGCAACTGTATCTGTGTAG
- the LOC18107437 gene encoding cell division cycle protein 48 homolog, which translates to MGDQAGTNKRKRDFSDSIMERNKKTPNRLLVDEAINDDNSVITLNPATMEQLDIFRGDKLLIKGKKRRDTVCIALADDRCDQPKILMNKVVRSNLRVRLGDMVSVQLCHNLQYGKRVHLLPLDDTVDGLSGSLFGAYLKPYFKDSHRPVRKGDLFLVRGGMRSVEFKVIETDPAEYCVVEPDTEIFCEGEAVKREDEERLDGVGYDDLGGVRKQLALIREMVELPLRFPQLFKTIGVKPPRGILLYGPPGTGKTLIARAIANETGAFFFCINGPEIMSKMAGESEQNLRKAFEEAEKNAPAIVFIDEIDSIAPKREKTGGEVERRIVSQLLTLMDGLKARAHVIVIGATNRPNSLDPALRRFGRFDKEIDIGVPDEVGRLEVLRVHTKKMKLSEDVDLEKVAKGTQGYVGADLAALCSESALQCIREKMGIIDLEDDTIDAEVLNSMAVTNEHFSIALGTSNPSALRETIVEVPNVRWEDIGGLEKVKMELQETVQYPVEHPEKFEKFGMSPSKGVLFYGPPGCGKTLLAKAIANECQANFISIKGPELLTMWFGESEANVRDVFDKARQSAPCVIFFDELDSIAIQRGNSVGDAGGAADRVLNQLLTEMDGLSAKKTVFIIGATNRPDIIDPALMRPGRLDQLIYIPLPDEGSRLQIFKACLRKSPVSKDVDLQVLAKHTEGFSGADITEICQRACKYAVREDIEKDIKRKIEGLEDSMEEGMTWLKVSHFEESMRYARKSVSDSDILKYQMFSQTLQQSRGFGSDFKFSEAATSADGLNPVVTSAGGDDELY; encoded by the coding sequence ATGGGAGACCAGGCAGgcacaaacaaaagaaagagagattttaGTGATTCAATTATGGAGCGCAATAAGAAGACACCCAACAGGCTTCTTGTTGATGAAGCCATTAACGATGACAACTCTGTCATCACGCTCAATCCAGCTACAATGGAGCAACTTGATATTTTCCGCGGGGATAAATTGTTGATCAAGGGAAAGAAGAGGAGGGATACAGTTTGTATTGCCCTAGCTGATGATCGTTGCGATCAGCCCAAGATTCTGATGAATAAGGTTGTGAGGTCAAACTTAAGGGTCAGGCTTGGCGATATGGTTTCGGTGCAGCTATGTCATAACTTGCAGTATGGCAAGAGGGTTCACCTTCTGCCTTTGGATGACACAGTTGATGGCCTTAGCGGCAGTCTGTTTGGTGCCTACTTGAAGCCTTACTTTAAGGATTCTCATCGTCCTGTCAGGAAAGGAGATCTTTTCCTTGTCAGAGGAGGAATGAGGAGTGTGGAGTTTAAGGTCATTGAGACCGATCCTGCTGAGTACTGTGTGGTTGAGCCTGATACGGAGATCTTCTGTGAAGGGGAAGCTGTGAAGAGGGAAGATGAGGAAAGGCTTGATGGTGTTGGCTATGATGATCTTGGTGGCGTTAGGAAACAATTGGCACTAATCAGGGAGATGGTTGAACTGCCATTAAGGTTTCCACAACTTTTCAAGACCATTGGTGTGAAGCCACCGAGAGGAATTCTGCTTTATGGTCctcctggaacaggtaaaacaTTGATAGCAAGGGCTATTGCTAATGAAACTGGGGCTTTCTTCTTTTGTATCAATGGACCTGAAATCATGTCCAAGATGGCAGGAGAGAGTGAGCAAAATCTGAGAAAAGCTTTTGAAGAAGCTGAAAAGAATGCTCCTGCAATTGTATTTATTGATGAGATTGATTCAATTGCTCCCAAACGTGAGAAAACTGGTGGGGAAGTAGAGAGACGAATCGTTTCACAACTACTGACTCTTATGGATGGGCTAAAGGCTCGTGCCCATGTTATTGTTATAGGAGCTACAAACAGGCCTAACAGTCTAGACCCTGCATTAAGGAGGTTTGGAAGGTTTGacaaagaaatagatattggtGTTCCAGATGAAGTTGGTCGCCTTGAGGTTCTTCGTGTCCATACAAAGAAAATGAAGCTCTCTGAAGATGTAGACTTGGAAAAAGTAGCCAAAGGAACTCAGGGGTATGTTGGTGCAGATCTTGCAGCTCTTTGCAGCGAATCTGCCCTACAATGCATTAGGGAAAAGATGGGCATCATTGATTTGGAAGATGATACGATTGATGCTGAGGTTCTTAATTCCATGGCCGTTACAAATGAGCACTTCAGCATTGCTCTCGGAACCAGCAATCCTTCTGCTCTTCGTGAAACCATTGTAGAAGTTCCCAATGTTAGATGGGAGGATATTGGTGGTCTTGAGAAGGTCAAGATGGAGCTTCAAGAGACTGTTCAATATCCGGTGGAGCATCCTGAGAAGTTTGAGAAGTTCGGTATGTCACCTTCTAAAGGAGTTCTTTTCTATGGTCCTCCTGGTTGTGGCAAAACATTGCTGGCTAAGGCTATTGCCAACGAATGTCAAGCTAATTTCATCAGTATCAAGGGTCCTGAGCTTCTAACCATGTGGTTTGGTGAGAGTGAAGCCAATGTCAGGGATGTTTTTGACAAGGCACGCCAGTCTGCTCCTTGTGTCATATTCTTCGATGAACTTGACTCCATTGCTATTCAAAGAGGAAACAGTGTAGGAGATGCTGGTGGTGCAGCTGATAGAGTTTTGAACCAACTCCTAACTGAGATGGATGGTTTATCAGCCAAGAAAACCGTCTTTATAATTGGTGCTACCAACAGGCCTGATATAATCGACCCTGCACTTATGAGGCCAGGTCGCCTTGACCAGCTAATTTATATCCCTCTGCCAGACGAAGGTTCTCGACTACAGATCTTTAAGGCTTGCTTGAGAAAATCACCAGTCTCAAAAGATGTTGACCTCCAAGTTCTTGCCAAGCACACTGAAGGATTTAGTGGTGCTGATATCACAGAAATCTGTCAGAGGGCTTGCAAATATGCTGTCAGGGAGGACATCGAAAAGGATATCAAGAGGAAGATCGAGGGCCTGGAAGACAGCATGGAAGAAGGAATGACTTGGCTTAAGGTTTCTCACTTTGAAGAGTCCATGAGGTACGCTAGGAAGAGTGTGAGTGACTCTGATATTCTCAAGTACCAGATGTTTTCTCAAACTTTGCAGCAATCCAGAGGTTTTGGTTCTGATTTCAAATTTTCGGAGGCGGCGACATCAGCTGATGGTCTCAATCCAGTTGTGACTTCAGCTGGTGGGGATGATGAACTATATTAA
- the LOC18107436 gene encoding stress-induced protein KIN2 → MADNTQKMSFQAGEAKGQAQEKASTLMDRAGNAAQSAKESVQEAGQQVMSTAQGAVEGVKNATGMNK, encoded by the exons ATGGCTGACAATACCCAGAAGATGAGCTTCCAAGCTGGTGAGGCCAAGGGCCAAGCTCAG GAGAAGGCCAGTACCTTGATGGACAGAGCTGGTAATGCTGCTCAATCTGCAAAGGAATCAGTGCAAGAG GCTGGTCAACAGGTGATGTCTACGGCACAGGGAGCTGTTGAAGGAGTGAAGAATGCAACTGGAATGAACAAATGA
- the LOC18107434 gene encoding stress-induced protein KIN2 isoform X5 → MADNTQKMSFQAGEAKGQVQEKASTLMDRAGNAAQSAKESVQEAGQQVMSTAQGAVEGVKNATGMNK, encoded by the exons ATGGCTGACAATACCCAGAAGATGAGCTTCCAAGCTGGTGAGGCCAAGGGCCAAGTTCAG gAGAAGGCCAGTACCTTGATGGACAGAGCTGGTAATGCTGCTCAATCTGCAAAGGAATCAGTGCAAGAG GCTGGTCAACAGGTGATGTCTACGGCACAGGGAGCTGTTGAAGGAGTGAAGAATGCAACTGGAATGAACAAATGA